The Oligoflexus sp. genome contains the following window.
TCACATAGATCAGTATAGTATTGTTCTGCCGCAGGATAGGAACGCCGAACAATGCAGCGAACTGAAAGGCTGTGGCCCACTTGCCGAGGCGGGCTGGAGCCATATCGCGAAACGCCGAACTCTTGCCAAGGAGGAGCAGGATTAAACTTGAGACCGCTACGAAAATATCGCGAGTGGCCATGAACAAAAGCTCGTGAAGCTTGATCCATCCCGTCTGCAGGAACGTCAGCGCGGCCGTCATCACAAAAATTTTGTCGGCGATGGGATCCATGAGCTGACCAAAGGCGCTGACGACTTTCATACGACGCGCGAGGAACCCATCCAGAAATTCCGAGAGCGTGCCCCAGATCAAGGCGGGCAACCAAAGTTGGGCGGGCAGCCAGGGAAATCCGAGGCCAAGCAGGAGACGACTGACGGTCAAGGTGTTAGGAACTTGCGATCGAAGAGATTTGACAGGAACAGCCCGCTGGATTCCGTTCATGGATCACCTCACCTGATTTGTCGCTTGATCTACACCTCAATTTATCTTCAAACCGAAAAGGGATGCAATGCCATCCCGCGTAGCTTCTTTGGAATTGCGCTGTTCCGCATCATCAGATTCCGTAG
Protein-coding sequences here:
- a CDS encoding CDP-alcohol phosphatidyltransferase family protein, with amino-acid sequence MNGIQRAVPVKSLRSQVPNTLTVSRLLLGLGFPWLPAQLWLPALIWGTLSEFLDGFLARRMKVVSAFGQLMDPIADKIFVMTAALTFLQTGWIKLHELLFMATRDIFVAVSSLILLLLGKSSAFRDMAPARLGKWATAFQFAALFGVPILRQNNTILIYVTGLISALAAIDYAIRFLQRP